A single window of Anopheles moucheti chromosome 2, idAnoMoucSN_F20_07, whole genome shotgun sequence DNA harbors:
- the LOC128306240 gene encoding aldehyde dehydrogenase X, mitochondrial-like codes for MANPNQEIKYTKLFINNEFVDAKGGKTFATLNPATEKPIASVAEGDKDDVEVAVRAAKAAFARSSAWRQMDASGRGRLLNRLADLMVRDIDTLANLESLDNGKTYGDSVFDINCAIDTFRYYAGWADKIHGSTVPSDGPVLTYIRKEPVGVVGQIIPWNYPILMLTWKWAPALAAGCTLVLKPAEQTPLSALHMAALSKEAGFPDGVINVVNGFGPTVGAAIVAHPDIRKVAFTGSVETGRIILNGASTSNLKKVSLELGGKSPLVIFNDADLDEAVEIAHNAIFANHGQNCCAGSRTFVQEGIYDAFVAKAAEMARQRKVGDAFQDGVQQGPQVDAEQFTKVLGYIASGQAEGAKLQAGGKRSGAVGYFVEPTVFSDVTDGMKIAREEIFGPVQSILKFGTLDEVIERANSTEYGLAAGVVTKDINTAITFTNAVEAGSVWVNCYDYVVPTTPFGGYKQSGSGRELGYSGIELYLETKSVTIKLPSKV; via the exons atggcgaatcCTAATCAAGAGATCAAATATACCAAA CTCTTCATCAACAACGAGTTTGTGGATGCGAAGGGTGGCAAAACGTTCGCGACGCTCAATCCGGCCACCGAGAAACCGATCGCATCCGTCGCCGAGGGTGACAAGGACGATGTGGAGGTGGCCGTACGGGCGGCCAAGGCCGCATTTGCCCGCTCGTCCGCCTGGCGCCAGATGGACGCTTCGGGCCGTGGCCGGCTGCTGAACCGGCTGGCCGATCTGATGGTGCGCGACATCGATACGCTCGCGAACCTGGAATCGCTTGACAATGGCAAAACGTACGGTGACTCGGTGTTCGATATCAACTGCGCGATCGACACGTTCCGGTACTATGCGGGCTGGGCGGATAAGATCCACGGCAGTACGGTACCGTCGGATGGACCGGTCCTAACGTACATCCGCAAGGAACCGGTCGGTGTGGTTGGGCAAATCATTCCCTGGAACTATCCGATCCTGATGCTGACCTGGAAGTGGGCACCCGCCCTGGCGGCGGGCTGCACGCTGGTGCTGAAACCGGCGGAACAGACACCGCTCAGCGCGCTGCATATGGCCGCACTGTCGAAGGAGGCCGGATTTCCGGACGGAGTGATTAACGTGGTGAACGGGTTTGGACCGACGGTCGGTGCCGCGATCGTGGCCCACCCGGACATCCGCAAGGTGGCGTTTACCGGATCGGTTGAGACGGGCCGGATCATCCTGAACGGGGCGTCCACCTCGAACCTGAAGAAGGTTTCGCTCGAGCTCGGTGGCAAGAGTCCGCTCGTGATCTTCAACGATGCTGATC TTGACGAAGCGGTAGAGATTGCACACAATGCGATCTTCGCCAACCACGGTCAGAACTGCTGTGCCGGTAGCCGTACGTTTGTGCAGGAAGGCATCTACGATGCGTTCGTCGCGAAGGCTGCCGAAATGGCACGCCAGCGCAAGGTGGGCGATGCGTTCCAGGACGGTGTCCAGCAGGGTCCGCAGGTCGACGCGGAACAGTTCACGAAGGTGTTGGGCTACATCGCATCCGGCCAGGCGGAGGGTGCCAAGCTGCAGGCCGGTGGTAAGCGTTCCGGTGCGGTCGGGTACTTCGTCGAACCGACCGTCTTCTCGGACGTGACCGATGGGATGAAAATTGCGCGCGAGGAAATCTTCGGCCCGGTGCAGAGCATCCTGAAGTTCGGCACGCTGGATGAGGTGATCGAGCGGGCGAACAGCACCGAGTACGGGCTGGCGGCAGGCGTCGTCACGAAGGACATCAACACCGCCATCACCTTCACGAACGCGGTCGAGGCTGGTTCTGTGTG GGTTAACTGCTACGACTATGTGGTGCCGACGACACCGTTCGGTGGCTACAAACAGTCCGGAAGCGGACGCGAACTCGGCTACAGCGGTATTGAGCTGTATCTGGAAACCAAATCCGTCACGATCAAGCTACCGTCCAAGGTGTGA